From the Gymnogyps californianus isolate 813 chromosome 2, ASM1813914v2, whole genome shotgun sequence genome, one window contains:
- the CHRAC1 gene encoding chromatin accessibility complex protein 1, producing MAARLSGGENRLVSLPLSRIRVIMKSSPEVSSINQDALFLTAKATELFVQYLATYSYKHGRGKEKNALTYSDLSHTAEECETFQFLADILPKKILASKYLKMLEKEKRDGEVGEDDEEDEEEEDEDEAVDEDVGS from the exons ATGGCGGCGAGGTTGAGCGGCGGCGAGAACCGGCTGGTGTCGCTGCCCCTGTCGCGTATCCGCGTGATCATGAAGAGCTCGCCGGAGGTCTCCAGCATCAACCAGGACGCGCTGTTCCTCACCGCCAAAGCCACG gaGCTTTTTGTTCAGTATTTGGCTACGTACTCCTACAAACATGGTAGAGGCAAGGAGAAGAACGCTCTAACTTACAGTGACCTGTCTCATACTGCAGAAGAGTGTGAGACCTTTCAGTTCCTTGCAG ATATCTTGCCAAAGAAGATCCTAGCTAGCAAATATctaaaaatgcttgaaaaagaGAAGCGAGATGGAGAAGTGGGggaagatgatgaagaggatgaggaggaagaggatgaggaCGAAGCTGTTGATGAAGATGTTGGATCTTAA